The following are encoded in a window of Sminthopsis crassicaudata isolate SCR6 chromosome 3, ASM4859323v1, whole genome shotgun sequence genomic DNA:
- the MSL3 gene encoding LOW QUALITY PROTEIN: MSL complex subunit 3 (The sequence of the model RefSeq protein was modified relative to this genomic sequence to represent the inferred CDS: deleted 1 base in 1 codon), producing MGAPSMVLCDAAPKSPRSFRFQIFEASGKDVLEEILQFKGGGCIVIDSEGEIMCFVLEIVDVIVGKDEKGRKIPEYLIHFNGWNRSWDRWAAEDHVLRDTDENRRLQRKLARKAVARMRRKGRKKRRCRLPGVDSVLKSLPAEEKDENDENSISSSSEDSSEETDEEIRSEESDIEEKTEMKEEQEFHTKRDMEERTISIEIPEVLKKKLEEDCYYINRRKRLVKLPCQTNIITILESYVKHFAINAAFSANERSRHHQTTPHVNMNVHYIPPEKNVELCKEMVDGLRITFDFTLPLILLYPYEQAQYKKVTSSKFFLPIKESATNTNRNQEELSPSPPLLNPPTPQSTDSQPATGEPATPKRRKAEPEMLQSLRRSTRHTSSCDRLSESSASPQPKRRHLDTSATMPKLFLHLEKKTPVHSGSSSPITLTPSKEGNAVFAGFEGRRNNELNEVLSWKLMPENYPQSDQPPPPSYIYGSQHLLRMFVKLPEILGKMCFSDKNLKALVKHFELFLRFLAEYHDDFFPESAYVAACEAYYSTKNPRAIY from the exons ATGGGCGCCCCCAGCATGGTTCTCTGTGATGCAGCCCCCAAGTCACCACGTAGCTTCCGCTTCCAAATCTTTGAAGCCTCTGGCAAGGATGTACTAGAAGAA ATTCTCCAATTTAAGGGAGGGGGGTGTATTGTGATCGACAGCGAAGGAGAAATTATGTGTTTTGTCTTGGAG atTGTTGATGTTATTGTTGGGAAAGATGAGAAGGGCAGAAAGATCCCAGAATATCTGATCCATTTTAATGGTTGGAACAGAAG CTGGGATAGATGGGCAGCTGAAGATCATGTTCTTCGGGACACAGATGAAAATCGTAGATTACAACGTAAATTGGCAAGAAAAGCTGTAGCTCGCAT gagaagaaaaggaaggaagaagagacgCTGCAGGTTGCCTGGTGTTGACTCTGTGTTAAAAAGTCTTCCTGccgaagaaaaagatgaaaatgatgaaaact CCATAAGTAGCTCTTCTGAAGATAGTAGTGAagaaacagatgaggaaataagaagtgaagaaagtgacattgaagagaaaacagaaatg AAAGAAGAACAGGAGTTTCATACAAAAAGGGACATGGAAGAAAGAACTATAAGTATAGAAATACCTGAAGTTTTGAAGAAGAAACTTGAAGAAGATTGCTACTATATTAATAGGCGAAAACGT CTTGTGAAACTTCCATGCCAAACTAACATAATAACCATTCTGGAATCATATGTGAAACACTTTGCCATCAATGCAGCTTTCTCAGCCAACGAAAGATCTCGTCACCACCAAACCACTCCACATGTGAACATGAATGTGCATTACATCCCACcagaaaagaa TGTTGAGCTTTGTAAGGAAATGGTTGATGGACTAAGGATAACCTTTGATTTCACTCTGCCATTGATTTTGCTTTATCCATATGAACAAGCTCAATATAAAAAGGTGACTTcatcaaaattttttcttccaatCAAGGAAAGTGCAACAAATACAAATAG GAATCAGGAGGAACTGTCACCAAGTCCACCCTTGCTAAATCCACCAACACCTCAGTCTACAGACAGTCAACCTGCTACAGGAGAGCCTGCAACACCCAAAAGACGAAAAGCGGAACCAGAGATGTTACAATCTCTAAGGCGTTCTACACGTCACACATCCAGCTGTGACAGGCTGTCTGAAAGCAGTGCTTCTCCACAGCCTAAGCGAAGGCATCTTGACACATCTGCCACAATGCCAAAATTGTTTCTGCATTTGGAAAAGA AAACCCCAGTACATAGTGGATCATCATCACCTATTACTTTGACTCCTAGCAAAGAGGGGAATGCAGTGTTTGCTGGCTTTGAAGgtagaagaaataatgaattaaatgaG GTGCTCTCTTGGAAACTTATGccagaaaattatccccaaagTGATCAGCCTCCTCCTCCTTCATATATTTATGGGTCACAGCATTTGTTGCGAATGTTTG tAAAACTTCCAGAGATCCTTGGGAAGATGTGCTTTTCTGATAAGAACCTTAAGGCTCTAGTTAAGCACTTTGAGCTTTTCCTGAG atttttagcTGAATACCATGATGATTTCTTCCCTGAATCTGCTTATGTTGCTGCATGTGAAGCCTACTACAGCACCAAGAATCCCCGGGCAATTTACTGA